The following proteins come from a genomic window of Streptomyces sp. NBC_00539:
- the mpaC gene encoding daptide-type RiPP biosynthesis dehydogenase, with protein MSAGWHAPAQQLIGCDSLGPWLAGRAERKVTVLVDEAVASAPVTARVRAQLDGGRHQVRVLALSGAGDLRTVAALADRLADTELVVGIGGGSLLDQAKLATLIRANPDAYARLTVPQRSGLLVLGPGTTRSLPLVAVPTTVGTGTEFSGVACLSYPEQGKRLVMGTALRPKVAVLDPVATGTLDDELIAEGVLEALFRVVSPYVGDHGDLPTEDALVETIAQRLVLLGHEVRDARRAGRPTDDRLRLEIAKLSGLSHAEWAHLGRDLYAVKGWLIANELSSALGVRKMTAVAAILPHLWRAITAGESRLGSAVRLERMWSRLRATGPDTLPADPAAGIEALIDSWRIGRTITAGPDRLAAVAGRTVRAWGAGLPMLGGLRTDDVYGLLYEAAA; from the coding sequence GTGAGCGCCGGCTGGCACGCCCCGGCCCAGCAGCTGATCGGCTGCGACAGTCTGGGCCCCTGGCTCGCGGGCCGCGCCGAGCGGAAGGTGACCGTCCTCGTGGACGAGGCCGTCGCCTCGGCCCCGGTGACCGCCCGGGTCCGCGCCCAGCTCGACGGGGGGCGGCACCAGGTACGGGTGCTGGCACTGTCCGGCGCCGGGGACCTGCGGACGGTGGCCGCACTCGCCGACCGGCTGGCGGACACCGAGCTCGTCGTCGGGATCGGCGGCGGCTCCCTCCTCGACCAGGCCAAGCTGGCCACCCTGATCCGCGCCAACCCCGACGCGTACGCCCGCCTCACGGTGCCGCAGCGCAGCGGGCTGCTGGTCCTCGGCCCGGGCACCACGCGGAGCCTCCCGCTGGTCGCCGTCCCCACCACGGTCGGCACCGGCACCGAGTTCAGCGGCGTCGCCTGCCTCAGCTACCCGGAGCAGGGCAAGCGGCTCGTCATGGGCACCGCGCTACGGCCCAAGGTGGCCGTCCTGGACCCCGTCGCGACCGGCACCCTCGACGACGAACTGATCGCCGAGGGAGTCCTGGAGGCGCTGTTCCGCGTGGTCAGCCCCTACGTCGGCGACCACGGGGACCTGCCCACCGAGGACGCGCTCGTCGAGACCATCGCGCAGCGGCTGGTGCTGCTGGGCCACGAGGTGCGCGACGCGCGGCGTGCGGGCCGGCCCACCGACGACCGGCTGCGGCTGGAGATCGCGAAGCTCAGCGGTCTCAGCCACGCCGAGTGGGCGCACCTGGGCCGTGACCTGTACGCGGTCAAGGGCTGGCTCATCGCCAACGAGCTGTCCTCCGCCCTCGGCGTACGCAAGATGACCGCGGTCGCCGCGATCCTGCCGCACCTGTGGCGGGCCATCACGGCCGGTGAGAGCCGTCTCGGTTCGGCCGTCCGGCTGGAGCGGATGTGGTCCCGGCTACGGGCCACCGGCCCCGACACCCTGCCCGCGGACCCGGCAGCGGGCATCGAGGCCCTGATCGACTCATGGCGGATCGGCCGGACGATCACCGCGGGCCCGGACCGGCTCGCCGCCGTCGCGGGCCGCACGGTCCGCGCCTGGGGCGCCGGGCTGCCGATGCTCGGCGGCCTGCGGACCGACGACGTGTACGGGCTGCTGTACGAGGCCGCGGCCTGA
- a CDS encoding ABC transporter ATP-binding protein has translation MSAAGVVRASGLSKDFGPFTAVQDLSFEVRPGRVTGLLGRNGAGKSTSLRMLLGLVRPTAGTATVFGHPYTELPDAARRIGVCMDGIGPTPGASGRRDLRIWARTLGVSHTRVDEVLDRVGLADSADRAAKGYSTGMRQRLALATALLADPELLVLDEPANGLDPDGIRWLRDTLRALAAEGRTVLVSSHLLAEVEQTVDDVVIIQRTLRFAGSLAELTSDGAERLEDRFFALVDENAETGTRTERLTHA, from the coding sequence ATGAGCGCAGCAGGAGTCGTCCGCGCCTCGGGCCTGAGCAAGGACTTCGGCCCGTTCACCGCCGTGCAGGACCTCAGCTTCGAGGTCCGTCCCGGCCGGGTGACCGGCCTCCTCGGCCGCAACGGCGCCGGCAAGTCGACGTCCCTGCGGATGCTGCTCGGACTGGTCCGCCCGACGGCCGGCACCGCCACCGTCTTCGGCCACCCCTACACCGAACTCCCCGACGCCGCCCGCCGGATCGGCGTCTGCATGGACGGCATCGGCCCCACCCCCGGCGCATCCGGCCGCCGCGACCTGCGGATCTGGGCGCGGACCCTCGGCGTGTCGCACACCCGCGTGGACGAGGTACTGGACCGCGTCGGGCTCGCCGACAGCGCCGACCGCGCCGCCAAGGGCTACTCCACCGGCATGCGCCAGCGCCTCGCCCTGGCCACCGCGCTGCTCGCCGACCCCGAACTGCTGGTCCTGGACGAGCCGGCCAACGGCCTCGACCCCGACGGCATCCGCTGGCTGCGCGACACCCTGCGCGCCCTGGCCGCCGAAGGCCGGACCGTGCTGGTCTCCAGCCACCTGCTGGCCGAGGTCGAACAGACCGTGGACGACGTCGTGATCATCCAGCGCACCCTGCGCTTCGCGGGCTCCCTCGCCGAGCTCACCTCCGACGGCGCCGAACGCCTGGAGGACCGGTTCTTCGCGCTGGTGGACGAGAACGCCGAGACCGGCACCCGCACCGAAAGGCTCACCCATGCGTAA
- the mpaP gene encoding daptide biosynthesis intramembrane metalloprotease, producing MTMLKTAPRTAPGPATAEWDPALLERPRIAPDVEIHEPVETGAPWVLQRGHHQHFRLQPDMARLVRAMDGSLDHTGLAEVLGPPWTAHHVASAVNKLAETKVLDDGKPVERRSTWFRFVPPMTLQFTVLRPERLLARLAPVVNLLAGRTAAAVAALFVLGGVLALALMAPEVDAALGRPLPLSAYFAVLIGVLATTAVHEVGHGAVLTYHGGRPSRMGVMLFYMSPAFFCDVSDGWRLSRKEQRVQVALAGIATQTVIAGAAALTALFLAPSDLRDAVVVFAVATYTSGVVNLLPFVKLDGYIALMSHLDVPHLRDHAMTDARRFLAKILFGGRYTRELPGRPWAVAFGLACMAFPLYVIAGALTLWSDLLQRLGAVGTSTVLMAVCYLVYRLGLGFTRLAGEGRTAGASRWRTAAAAVLLTAAAGAALAFVKLPYTVAAGYVAQDRGRLELVLPSTADLSAVREGATVRFYRAGVMTREQTGTATVAALHHADTKAPLSAFLPVASTALELPVVSYPLTVGQAPADRAGAAQLDLGRLPLGEWLYTKYVTPLWN from the coding sequence ATGACGATGCTCAAGACGGCACCCAGGACGGCACCCGGGCCGGCCACCGCCGAGTGGGACCCCGCGCTCCTGGAACGCCCGCGCATCGCGCCCGACGTGGAGATCCACGAGCCCGTCGAGACCGGCGCCCCCTGGGTGCTCCAGCGCGGCCACCACCAGCACTTCCGACTCCAGCCCGACATGGCGCGCCTGGTGCGGGCGATGGACGGCTCCCTCGACCACACCGGTCTCGCCGAGGTCCTCGGACCGCCCTGGACCGCGCACCACGTCGCCTCCGCCGTCAACAAGCTCGCCGAGACGAAGGTCCTCGACGACGGCAAGCCCGTCGAACGCCGAAGCACCTGGTTCCGGTTCGTCCCGCCGATGACGCTCCAGTTCACGGTGCTGCGCCCGGAGCGGCTGCTGGCCCGCCTCGCGCCGGTCGTCAACCTGCTCGCAGGCCGCACCGCGGCCGCCGTCGCGGCCCTGTTCGTCCTCGGCGGCGTCCTCGCCCTGGCCCTCATGGCCCCCGAGGTCGACGCCGCGCTGGGCCGGCCGCTCCCGCTCTCCGCCTACTTCGCCGTGCTGATCGGGGTGCTCGCGACCACCGCCGTCCACGAGGTCGGCCACGGCGCGGTCCTCACGTACCACGGCGGACGGCCGAGCCGGATGGGCGTGATGCTCTTCTACATGTCGCCCGCCTTCTTCTGCGACGTCTCCGACGGCTGGCGGCTCTCCCGCAAGGAACAGCGCGTCCAGGTCGCCCTGGCCGGCATCGCCACCCAGACCGTGATCGCCGGAGCCGCGGCCCTGACCGCCCTGTTCCTGGCCCCCTCGGACCTGCGCGACGCCGTCGTCGTCTTCGCCGTCGCCACCTACACCAGCGGCGTCGTCAACCTGCTGCCGTTCGTGAAGCTCGACGGCTACATCGCGCTCATGAGCCACCTCGACGTCCCGCACCTGCGCGACCACGCCATGACCGACGCACGCCGGTTCCTCGCCAAGATCCTCTTCGGCGGCCGCTACACCCGCGAACTCCCGGGCCGGCCCTGGGCCGTGGCCTTCGGACTGGCCTGCATGGCCTTCCCCCTCTACGTCATCGCCGGGGCCCTGACCCTCTGGTCCGACCTGCTGCAACGGCTCGGCGCCGTCGGCACCAGCACCGTCCTGATGGCCGTCTGCTACCTCGTCTACCGCCTCGGCCTCGGCTTCACCCGCCTCGCCGGCGAGGGCCGCACCGCCGGCGCTTCCCGGTGGCGCACCGCCGCCGCGGCCGTGCTGCTCACCGCGGCGGCGGGGGCCGCGCTGGCCTTCGTCAAGCTGCCCTACACCGTGGCCGCCGGATACGTCGCCCAGGACCGGGGCCGCCTCGAACTGGTCCTGCCGAGCACCGCCGACCTCTCCGCGGTCCGCGAGGGCGCCACCGTCCGGTTCTACCGGGCCGGGGTGATGACCCGGGAGCAGACCGGCACCGCGACCGTCGCCGCTCTGCACCACGCCGACACCAAGGCCCCCCTCTCGGCCTTCCTGCCGGTGGCCTCCACCGCGCTGGAGCTGCCCGTCGTCAGCTACCCGCTGACCGTCGGCCAGGCCCCCGCCGACCGCGCCGGGGCGGCCCAGCTCGACCTCGGCAGGCTCCCGCTGGGGGAGTGGCTGTACACGAAGTACGTCACCCCGCTCTGGAACTAG
- a CDS encoding daptide-type RiPP has protein sequence MQDVLKQEITTPGLELGMQELEAMEAPGFWSGFKQGLVISGVAVASATLAT, from the coding sequence ATGCAGGACGTCCTCAAGCAGGAGATCACCACCCCCGGTCTGGAACTGGGCATGCAGGAGCTGGAGGCCATGGAGGCCCCGGGCTTCTGGTCCGGCTTCAAGCAGGGCCTGGTCATCAGCGGCGTCGCCGTGGCCAGCGCCACGCTCGCCACCTGA
- the mpaD gene encoding daptide-type RiPP biosynthesis aminotransferase, with product MSGTTHADPVGHPLWPSLTAPQDQGRDDLCAVSAQGVRVTFADGRELLDGSSGLWNTNIGYGNPRIARAAADALHEASYLGVFRYENVYARRAAQALIDLCGPAHYGRVLFSTSGGAANDLVMKVARQYHALGGRAQRKVVVGLRGSYHGLTYGSFGLTGDDLGQQLYGVDQRLVRHVAPNDPAELGALMARQGGQIAAVVVEPVLGSGAVPLTEEYVGELLRLRREHGFLLVADEVATGFGRTGSFFASQQWAEQPDLLVSSKGLTNGTSAAAVVIASRQVAAAFNEAGALLTHGETQAGTPVTCAAVLATIDEMRRLDAVAMGRRLSARLDAELAALVAGHPRVAATTGLGCFRSVRLCGPDGTPFPQGEVHALVQAVREAGAIVHPGVNGVQLIPALTYTDSDLAELLACVTAGLEIHLARTADRAAEALA from the coding sequence GTGAGCGGCACCACGCACGCCGACCCGGTCGGCCACCCGCTGTGGCCCTCGCTGACCGCACCGCAGGACCAGGGCCGCGACGACCTCTGCGCGGTCTCCGCCCAGGGCGTCCGGGTCACCTTCGCCGACGGACGCGAACTGCTCGACGGCTCCAGCGGACTGTGGAATACCAACATCGGCTACGGGAACCCCCGGATCGCCCGAGCCGCCGCCGACGCCCTCCACGAAGCCTCCTACCTCGGTGTCTTCCGCTACGAGAACGTCTACGCCCGCCGCGCGGCGCAGGCCCTGATCGACCTGTGCGGCCCCGCCCACTACGGCCGCGTGCTGTTCTCCACCTCCGGCGGCGCCGCCAACGACCTGGTCATGAAGGTGGCCCGGCAGTACCACGCGCTGGGCGGCCGGGCCCAGCGCAAGGTGGTCGTCGGACTGCGCGGCAGCTACCACGGCCTGACCTACGGCAGCTTCGGCCTGACCGGCGACGACCTCGGCCAGCAGCTCTACGGCGTCGACCAGCGCCTCGTCCGGCACGTCGCCCCCAACGACCCGGCCGAGCTGGGCGCGCTCATGGCCCGCCAGGGCGGCCAGATCGCGGCCGTCGTGGTGGAGCCGGTGCTCGGCAGCGGCGCCGTACCGCTCACCGAGGAGTACGTCGGTGAACTGCTGCGGCTGCGCCGGGAGCACGGCTTCCTGCTGGTCGCCGACGAGGTCGCCACCGGCTTCGGCCGCACCGGCAGCTTCTTCGCCTCCCAGCAGTGGGCCGAACAGCCCGACCTGCTCGTCTCCTCCAAGGGACTCACCAACGGCACCAGCGCGGCAGCCGTCGTGATCGCCTCCCGCCAGGTGGCCGCGGCCTTCAACGAGGCCGGCGCGCTGCTCACCCACGGGGAGACCCAGGCCGGGACCCCGGTCACCTGTGCGGCGGTCCTCGCCACCATCGACGAGATGCGCAGGCTGGACGCGGTCGCCATGGGCCGGCGCCTGTCGGCCCGCCTCGATGCCGAACTGGCGGCGCTCGTCGCCGGGCACCCCCGGGTGGCGGCGACCACGGGACTGGGCTGCTTCCGCTCCGTGCGGCTGTGCGGACCCGACGGGACACCGTTCCCGCAGGGCGAGGTGCACGCCCTGGTCCAGGCGGTCCGGGAGGCCGGGGCCATCGTCCACCCCGGCGTGAACGGGGTGCAGCTGATCCCCGCCCTCACCTACACCGACAGCGACCTCGCCGAACTGCTGGCCTGCGTCACCGCGGGCCTGGAGATCCACCTGGCGCGGACCGCCGACCGGGCGGCGGAGGCCCTCGCGTGA
- the mpaB gene encoding daptide biosynthesis RiPP recognition protein — protein sequence MAGIKRHLMLWGTGRPVADHFAAGAATVVLENPAHLPALLGSDLVGPRSVVFVPGHVDGTDAPATDGPAGPLVVGYEGSLSEPGAECSLGSDFYLQIQNYGVSAYMSVVGPTLIRVADAMDLDAYLADADQARQTGLFPEFLTNPVIQLADLPALGAATAGDGPRRRLHADQDGVLSTAPGGPRLGVLGEDALERLESRWAAQDCAGRGPAAERPWLGRYLAAVDAVRDLRARGVADVKVSGFGGRLGAAAASPAADAAADATDALLPLLLWSGETVYLHDPVAGRSFRLDPVAGALAEALLVSGSVAAACAHADRDALERVAAYFADAGIALCPAEVSPARELVTAGS from the coding sequence ATGGCGGGAATCAAACGGCATCTGATGCTCTGGGGCACGGGAAGGCCCGTCGCGGACCATTTCGCGGCGGGAGCCGCGACGGTCGTCCTGGAGAACCCGGCCCACCTCCCCGCCCTGCTCGGCTCGGACCTCGTCGGCCCGCGCTCCGTGGTGTTCGTACCCGGTCACGTGGACGGTACGGACGCCCCCGCCACGGACGGCCCCGCGGGTCCCCTCGTCGTCGGCTACGAGGGTTCGCTGAGCGAGCCCGGCGCCGAATGCTCCCTCGGCTCCGACTTCTACCTCCAGATCCAGAACTACGGCGTCAGCGCCTACATGTCGGTCGTCGGCCCCACGCTGATCCGCGTCGCCGACGCGATGGACCTCGACGCCTACCTCGCCGACGCCGACCAGGCCCGGCAGACGGGTCTCTTCCCCGAGTTCCTCACCAACCCCGTCATCCAGCTCGCCGACCTGCCGGCCCTCGGCGCGGCCACGGCCGGCGACGGACCGCGCCGCCGGCTCCACGCCGACCAGGACGGCGTCCTGTCCACCGCACCGGGCGGCCCCCGCCTCGGCGTGCTCGGCGAGGACGCGCTGGAGCGACTGGAGTCGCGGTGGGCGGCGCAGGACTGCGCCGGACGGGGCCCGGCAGCGGAGCGCCCCTGGCTGGGGCGCTACCTCGCCGCGGTCGACGCGGTCCGCGACCTGCGGGCCCGCGGTGTGGCCGACGTGAAGGTCTCCGGATTCGGCGGCCGGCTGGGCGCCGCCGCGGCCTCCCCGGCCGCCGACGCCGCCGCGGACGCCACCGACGCGCTCCTGCCGCTGCTGCTGTGGTCCGGGGAGACGGTCTACCTCCACGACCCCGTGGCCGGACGCAGCTTCCGGCTCGACCCCGTCGCCGGGGCACTCGCGGAGGCGCTCCTGGTGTCCGGTTCCGTGGCCGCGGCCTGCGCGCACGCCGACCGGGACGCACTGGAGCGCGTCGCCGCCTACTTTGCGGACGCCGGGATCGCGCTCTGCCCGGCCGAGGTGTCGCCGGCGCGCGAGCTCGTGACGGCGGGGAGCTGA
- the mpaM gene encoding daptide-type RiPP biosynthesis methyltransferase, with protein sequence MTTTLTTPAPPVDPAVPGDRVPDPAVPGDRVPDPAAVPGRAGELLASLGERAVLCDLYDAVGASVYHDLAGTGTHEVRELLGLVRRVPGRVLDLAAGSGRLTLPLLALGREVTALELSPHMLELLAQRLEQAPPALRERCLPVRADMSDFALGGQFAVIVLGTTTISLLDAEGRVGLYRSVREHLAPGGRFLLSTVDMSAAGTGPDEVDMEIVTDSGRAYRLFEHWTPDSGSRTVTLFPAVIGEDGPVEVCTTTIGVLPAGLLEAELAAAGFSVLSRHPLPAVGERHHDVLLETEVTR encoded by the coding sequence ATGACGACGACGCTGACGACTCCGGCCCCGCCGGTGGACCCCGCCGTCCCCGGAGACCGGGTCCCCGACCCCGCCGTCCCCGGAGACCGGGTCCCCGACCCCGCCGCCGTCCCCGGACGGGCCGGCGAGCTGCTGGCCTCGCTTGGGGAGCGCGCGGTCCTGTGCGACCTGTACGACGCGGTGGGCGCCTCGGTGTACCACGACCTCGCGGGCACCGGCACCCACGAGGTGCGCGAGCTGCTCGGCCTGGTCCGCCGCGTCCCGGGCCGGGTCCTCGACCTGGCGGCGGGCTCCGGACGCCTGACGCTGCCGCTCCTGGCACTGGGCCGCGAGGTCACCGCTCTGGAACTCTCGCCCCACATGCTGGAGTTGCTAGCGCAGCGACTGGAGCAGGCGCCGCCCGCGCTGCGGGAGCGCTGCCTGCCCGTCCGGGCCGACATGAGCGACTTCGCGCTCGGCGGGCAGTTCGCCGTGATCGTGCTGGGCACCACCACGATCTCGCTGCTCGACGCCGAGGGCCGGGTGGGCCTGTACCGGTCGGTGCGCGAACACCTGGCGCCCGGCGGCCGGTTCCTGCTGTCGACGGTCGACATGAGCGCCGCCGGCACCGGTCCGGACGAGGTCGACATGGAGATCGTGACCGACAGCGGACGCGCCTACCGCCTCTTCGAACACTGGACGCCCGACTCCGGCAGCCGCACCGTCACCCTCTTCCCGGCCGTGATCGGCGAGGACGGACCGGTCGAGGTCTGCACCACCACCATCGGCGTGCTGCCCGCCGGACTCCTGGAGGCCGAACTGGCCGCCGCGGGGTTCTCGGTCCTGTCCCGCCATCCGCTGCCCGCCGTCGGCGAGCGCCACCACGACGTACTGCTGGAAACGGAGGTGACCCGGTGA
- a CDS encoding ABC transporter permease gives MRNLVPGEWMKAWTGRTWLVLASAGIFMSLITCFGYASQGDGDIALGTTTASAVTDDMVQAWMMTFLMSAVFGALLVTREYSSGAIARSVLLSGGRLRLLSAKALVATAVGVLGGLLAVALAALCAFLLPARFGFSADWTGHTTRIALGVLTVNALAAPWGALLGWIIRSQLATVVTVMALTLLVEPGLQELAPQVAKYLPTIAMSSVYLDGKPELLSVPLALLVLAGWLAAAGTAARRLLLSRDVI, from the coding sequence ATGCGTAACCTCGTCCCCGGCGAGTGGATGAAGGCCTGGACCGGCCGGACCTGGCTGGTGCTCGCCTCCGCCGGGATCTTCATGTCCCTCATCACCTGCTTCGGTTACGCCTCCCAGGGCGACGGGGACATCGCCCTCGGCACCACCACCGCCTCCGCCGTCACCGACGACATGGTGCAGGCGTGGATGATGACGTTCCTGATGTCCGCGGTGTTCGGCGCCCTCCTCGTCACCCGCGAGTACTCCTCCGGCGCCATCGCCCGCTCGGTCCTGCTCAGCGGCGGACGGCTGCGGCTGCTGTCCGCCAAGGCGCTGGTCGCCACCGCGGTCGGCGTACTGGGCGGCCTCCTGGCCGTCGCCCTCGCCGCCCTCTGCGCCTTCCTGCTGCCCGCCCGCTTCGGCTTCAGCGCCGACTGGACCGGCCACACCACCCGTATCGCCCTCGGTGTGCTGACCGTCAACGCGCTCGCCGCGCCCTGGGGCGCGCTCCTCGGCTGGATCATCCGCAGCCAGCTCGCCACCGTCGTCACCGTCATGGCGCTCACCCTCCTCGTGGAGCCGGGCCTGCAGGAACTCGCCCCGCAGGTGGCCAAGTACCTTCCCACCATCGCGATGAGCTCCGTCTACCTCGACGGCAAGCCCGAGCTGCTCTCCGTACCGCTCGCGCTCCTGGTCCTCGCCGGCTGGCTCGCCGCCGCCGGGACCGCCGCCCGCCGGCTGCTGCTCTCACGCGACGTCATCTAA
- a CDS encoding daptide-type RiPP, with protein sequence MQDNLALDAFPALELGMQELEAMEAPGWWTGIGVGAGVVVASAAAYGSYVGSAALIAT encoded by the coding sequence ATGCAGGACAACCTCGCGCTGGACGCCTTCCCCGCCCTTGAGCTGGGCATGCAGGAGCTCGAAGCCATGGAGGCGCCGGGCTGGTGGACCGGTATCGGCGTCGGCGCCGGTGTCGTGGTCGCCTCCGCGGCGGCCTACGGCAGCTACGTCGGTTCCGCGGCCCTCATCGCCACCTGA